The following is a genomic window from Nicotiana tabacum cultivar K326 chromosome 3, ASM71507v2, whole genome shotgun sequence.
tgtATTTGTATGTCTTATGCATGTCAGGTTGTTCGTGCTGGTTTGAATATTGAAATTGCTCCAGACCTGATTGCCAACCAACTTAATGTTCGAAATGGAGCTCTGATTCTGCAGGTATATTGCTGTCACTGTTGACCCTGCTAGGGACAGTTATCCTTTAGAATAAAACTCGCAGTATCTCTTTTGTCTAAACCAATTCCTGCTCTATTTAGGTACCTGGAAATAGTCTTGCAGCCAAAGCTGGACTTCTTCCTACTACCAGGGGTTTTGCAGGAAATATAGTACTTGGTGATATTATTGAAGCAGTGGATGGCAAACCTGTGAGTGATTTCTGTTTTAGGTGTGTTAGGGGGGCATGTTGTTTTTTGTTACTGCAAATTGGTGATATGAACATTGCTCCTGGCCTCCAACTTGCAGGTCTAGAATTCGAGTAATGTGAGGTGTGGGTGAATAAACTAATAATGTTGATTCCATTAGGAGCttagggaaaaagaaagaaaaataatatttcctagTCTGCTTAAGCTTGAAAGGATTAGATTTGGTTAGAAAGCACAAGTAATTAGGTGATTGTACTGATAAGCAAAGAGAGCGCAAACGAATGAAAAGGGTTAAATTAGTTTGCAGTTTATGCTCTAAGTAgtcctttctatttttcatagcTCCGGGCCTTGAttactggttattgttattgCATGCCATCTATTTTATGGTTTTTATGATGATGTTTTATTTCTGTGATTTCTGTTGACGATACTGATATTTTGTCTCTTCTTATTTTATTTCCgtcttcctgagccgagggtctatcggaaacagcctctctgccccatCGGGGTAGGGGtgaggtctgcgtacacactaccctccctagaccccactttgTGGGATTTTATTGGGTCGTCGTTGTTGCTCTAACTAGTCCCTTTAGTTTTTCTCTTTCCCTCTCTCATTGGTGAGATGAGGAtcaatatgatttttttttgttggttATTGTTCTAAGCAAGTCTGCATTTCTGAGATTTCTCATTTCATGTTGTTGCAGGTTCGGAGTAAAGCAGATTTGTATAAAGCCCTGGATAACTATAACATAGGTGATGAAGTTCGGCTAAAAATACGTAGGGGCAACGAAAACatggagttgagcatagcattagAGGAAAAGGATTCATGACAATTGGAGCTTTCTGGTTTTCAGCTTAATTAGTGCCAGCCATCAGTTTACTTGATAATATATCGTTCCAATATCTGTATactataattaagaattgtctggCGGGAATCTGGAAATGTATGGAGCTTGTTTAAATGCTGCCAGAAGAATGAATCTCTTGtaaagcattttgagttaccatCAAAAGGAGGGGAAAATGAGCAATCCTTGAATTTTTTTATGCAACAATGTCTTGCTTCTTCCAGTTCTTGCTAATTTTCTCTGAAAATTTAGCTCATGGCGTCAATTTATATTAAGCTGTGTTTTCTTATTCAAGGATTTTTGAAGTGAAATGTTATTTTGTTCATTATAATGTTTCTCAAGATACTTGGTTCCTTTCTTCCGTTAATGTTTTCCTAGGTCTTCTATTATTGACACGGGGTAGGAGGCGCAACTACTTTTGCGTCATTGAGAAGAAAGAAACAGATCAACAACATTGCAAAGGAGATTGCATGCATATTGCATATGCAGCGTGAGAGCAGGAAGAGTAACCTCGAGCAAGGCTAGGATTTTTGAGAGTTAGAATAATGCAGATGTAGTAGATGTTTACTTCTTGCTGTGATGATAGTTTTTTTTAAAGCTAGGTATGTAAATATATACTTGGTGATTACTAAAATTTCTAattaccaacaaaaaaaaaaaagaactgttAAAACCTAATTTCTCATTTAATCGCTTGCATTTACACGAGAGAGAAGACAGGGAAGTCTAATGGACATAGTATTTGTACAAATttaggagaaattcaaaaatagccagatttacaagtggtcattcaaaaatagttacattttcaaaagtaattgaaatttagccacttttcatgtaaagatagatctgaacgaaaatactgttcaaaattcgaaaaatattccagcataatatactggagttccagcataatatactggagttccagcataagtatactggaactccagcataatatactgaagttcatacacatgtgctctaatctccagtatattatgctgaaacttttcgCGTATTGAAGTtcatgctggaagttcatacatatgTGTACttatctctagtatattatgctggatcggtccctattgcagcaaaataatggttattttttaatgactttgcaaacgctggctattttttaatgactagtccgaaaactggctagcccgtactATTTTTACTACAAATTCCTTGTCAGCCCACAAAGTTCGGAAAATCCATGAGAGTTGACTTCAATGGGCTTGTGTTTGTGAAAGAGCTACAAGTAATTGAGAATAGGAAATAGTTAAAGAAAGATATGGAGTTGGTAGAATTTATATCAGGTATTGGTAAAACCACCACCAACAGGTCAAGATGGCCGAGTTGGTCTAAGGCGCCAGTTTCAGGTACTGGTCCGAAAGGGCATGGGTTCGAATCCCATTCTTGACAACACATTTTTTTCCCTCCTCCTACTCATGACTAAACAATCCTTTTCTGTCAAATTGGATTATCCTAGTACATCTGTCTCCTTTTGGGTTGGCACAAAAAAGTGGAATAGCATAACTCTTCATGAAAAATTACAATCTTCTTGCTGCTTAACGTTGTTGGAGTCAGCTTGTTCCCTCTGGAACTAGAAGTTGTTGTCAGAAAATTAAAAGTTTTCATATCAAAAAGACATTCTCTACAATTTCAAATAAACAAAACTTTCCACAGAAAAGATGGACTCCAAAGGATAATACCCtccgggaaaagaaaaaaagaggactAATATTAACAAGGGAAGAGCAAAAAAGAAGGATCTACATGTATTTTCCGGTGCACGAAACTAATCTTTTTTAATTTGTTGTGACACCAGACTAGTTGATTTGTTGTTAGCCTAGACATGTTAAGGACTCTAGCTACTAATTTCATGTCTACTTGAGAGAAAAAGTAGAGTACATGATCTGAATCATCTTCTTCCTTATGCTTCCTGAACCTCCTCAGTATGCAGCATTCACCTCTCAAAGCATGTTTCAGCTTCTTTTCTTTCTGCATTCCACAAGAATCGCGCAATGAGTGACAACATAATGAATTTTTATACTATCAGCTCGCCTAAACGATAATTACGGGTAATAGTAATACAATGATAGTGTAAAAATTATTTGATACTATCAATGTACATTAAATCCTTAGGCAATGCGTATTATCAGCGAAAAACTAAGAATCTACCTTTTCAAGACTTTTTTTGACGTCCattaaaagctccaaatcttcTGGTGCTTGAAGCCCTTGACGTTTCCTATTTTGACCCTTCACCATCATGTTGGAGCAATTTCTATCAGCTCTaacaaattgccaaaatattCGAATTGATTCTTCCAGTATCTCCACTAGCATGTCACTTGTTATGAAATAATCAGCCTTTTCTCCAGCTCTAGCCTTGTTTTTATCTTTCATTCTGTCCTCTGCCCCATCAACCTCTTTATTAGTACATTGAATGATAAAACAAGAGTTTAAGTTTATGCACCGACGGTGTGTAAAATATATTGACACAATCGTGTCACTTATAAGATAAACACTAATTGTTAACATGATAAATGTGGCACAAGGTTTCATTAGTAGTGTAAGAACTCTATTTCGTTAGTGCATACAACGTTTACTCTAAAATCTTTTCAGACGCTTACCTCTTATGACAGGAACTTGAAGAAGATTACGAAGATCATATCGACTCTTGATGTAATATTGAACTCTAGGCCCTTGAAAAGGTTCATTTTCTATAAATCTTTGCAAGAGAACTTGAAACTGTTGAAACTCTCCAGCAACTTCATTATATGTACGGACACCACGAGGATCAGAATCCCACAAACTTAAAGCCTTCCCATATTGCCAGTGCAGAAATTCCCAAGAAAGACACATCTGTGCAACGTATATGACTTCAAGATCACTCTGCAATACTTTGATAAACTTTACCATTGGGTCAATATTGTCATGTCTTTTATGCTTCAATAGCCGAATATTTTGTGAAATAAGGGATTTTAGTTTAGGACCTGAACATCTCTGGCTTGAGATATGTTGAAATGGATCATTTATTGGATCTTTCTGCAGATAACCTGTAAAATTTTCGGATCAGAACAGCAAAACATGAAAAGAATTTAAGTTCTCTGCACAGACTAAGTTACCTGTAATAGTatgtaattataaaaacaaaCATGGGTTGGTTACAAACTTACAATGATTCATTAAGTAGCAAATTTATTTTCATATCGTGGAGaacaaaaataggaaaaaaagatAGTAAGTCTTTTTTCTTGTGTCTACTTTTGTTTGTTACGTCATGCATCCCAATGCTTGAGATTTCATTTTGTTCTGAGTTAGGAGAGCCCAGCTAACCAGATTTTGTGGGTCCTGTTATTCATTTCACCTAATACTAATTGATCCAAATAAATATGAAGATAACCATGAACAACTAATACTAGTACACCAACTAAGAAAGGACGAAAAGGAATAAAGGCCGATTCAGGATTTAATGTTTATGGGTTCTTGCAACGACCTCGAGTAAATTTACAATAGTAAGTGGATTCACattcaaatatttatagataATTTAGTGAATTATTCGAACACATCAAAAACTACTGGGTTCACGTAAATCCGCCCCTGCTTTTCGTGATCATTATGCAGAAAACATGGAATTCAGTTACTTAATGTGAGTGAAAATAGTTTTTGCAAATTTGTTGTTACGAATAAAGTTCAGCAATCATACGTTAACGTTGAAGTTGTGAGTTGTTACTGACCTATTGCGTACATCTTCTGGTACGTCAAGATGTCAAATTTGCGCATCCTTTCTCTATAACTCTTGTAAAACTTATGAAGTTCACTCATGCAATCTTCACGTTGAaacttttcctcaattttccatggctgcaaatcttccatttttAGAGACCCTGATTCTTCCAAAATAGTAGGCAAACCCATATCTCTGACTTTCCTAAGTTCCATTTTTAATTGTTCAATTAATTCTTGATGTTCCCACAACGTCTCCAATTTGTTTGCATCTTCATTTCTTAACTTGACAGTTTCTTGAAAATCATCCTCAGATAAAAATTGTTGTGCTTGATCATGTTCTAATTTCCTTAGCTCTTCCATTATATCACTATCAGAATCTTCAGATTCTTGATTTTCCTCTGACATTTCAAAATCACTTAGTTTTTCATTATGCTCAAATTCACCACCAAAGTCTTCACCAGTCAAGAAGCCATCACTATACTGATCAACTAATTTGTTCATAAGGTAACGAATATGCTCAAAACCAACTGACACAGTATCAGAATCAGTTAAAGAATCCTTCTCAGATTCAAACAGAAACTCATCACTAATATTTGATTCTCCTTTCACGGAATTGAGTCCTTCACTTTTCTGCATTTCCTCTTCATCACACGTTAAATTACCTGAATTCCCTTTTTCTTCCTCATTAAAGGATTCACTTTTACTATGAACTTCTTTCAAATCCTCTGTTTCAACAACCTCTGTTTCTGTGAGGGACTTATGGTTACACGTGGAGGGCATCCATTTAGAGCTAAGAAATTCACCTTTTTCTCCCCTGCTCTTACAAAATTCTTCATAGGTTGGAAATCTAAATGTAAAACTCAACTCAGTTTTTTGTACCTCCCCATTATTTTCCGAATCTGGGAATTCAGAAGCATCCTTAAAAGCTTCAGACTCAGAATCTAACTGCTGTTCTGCCTCTGAAAAATCAGCTTCTTTCTGATACTCTTCTTTAAAGCCTGAATTCTTGTTTAATGAAGGATTACCCCTTCTTAATCTGTAATTTAAACGAAGAAAATAGGAAGGATTGttaaaataatggaaaataaaaaAGGGACAGTGGATTTACATAAATAAATACCTGCGGAAGAAAGTGGTGATGAAGCTGAACAGAGGAGACAAATAGGTGGAAACAGAGGCAAACGCGGTAGTAAGCGACAAAAAAAGATTTTGATAGAGGAACCGAGAAAAAGAAGCCATATTCAGAGAAGAGAAGAAATTTTGAGAGTGGCCATGGATTTTAATCAGTACGAAAATTCAGGTGGAAGCAAAGAAACAGAGCAAAACAGGGGTTGGAGGAGAATTTATGACGTCAAAGAAAGAAATAGACTAATCACCTGTAAAAAAAATACAACGAACCCCATGTCAAAGTTAGCAAGCAAATCAAAAGACTAATTTGGAAGTAAAAATTCGACCTAACTGTGAGAATTCACGTAGTGGACAGATTTACGAGTAACAATTGAGGGTAGGGATAATTACTTGTCAGCAACTTGGCCTAATTgacatccttattcttcacaaagagagagagagagagaaatttgTCGTTCAAAGATATCCACATAATGAGTAATTATCAGTTGAGAAGTCCTGTTTTTGCTGCTTATTCTTTGAGGCGTTGAATGTTGGGGTTGGGGGTGGGAGTGGACATATAGAGAAAGGAAAATTGGGGTAAGATTTGAATGTTGACAGCTTCTTTGTATATCTCTTTGGTTTTTTCAGGTGTAGGAGCTTACGTTGCAACGTCTTTCATACGCCAAGTGTCTTTGACATTATGGATTCTCGGGTTTTATGAATTGGGCaactaaatgaaaaaaaaaaaaaaatcaatattacttgccttgaaaaagaagaagaaaagatagaaaaaaattCTTTGTAAGCTTAGCCTGCCCTAGCGGTGGCAAATGGATACAAAGACCGTTATTTATTCATATTATATATCTATTAATAgcgtgtttggccaagcttctaaactcaatttattttaagaagtatttttcttaaaaatacttttaaaaaaatatttttgatgagAAACAGTTTGTATTTgagtaattaatttgaaaaactctTTTGAGTAGTAATTAATGTTTGATCATGCTtttgaaaactatttttaaatgtatttttcttaaaagtgcatctccgaaaaatatttttggagagaatctacttttttctgcttctcctcaaaaatactttttttccttccaaaagtttggtcaaacacctcaatttttcgCCAAAAGtgtttttgacaaaaaaaatacttttgacccAAAAAAAGCTTGGCAAAACAGACTATAAAaatgagttatataatgaatctttTAAAAACAGATCAAATATAAATTAAAACTATATAATCCTCTtagaaaataaataatcaatAGATAACTAACATGCGTTCTAGTCAACTTTCAAGAATAATCAAGTGATCAGCTAATCGCATTTCCGATATTAATCAAAAGTTGAACTACCTGGTCTGAGAAGTGAGGCGTCTATTTTTGAACATCTTATGTGTTTTTCGCGTAAGAATATGTATTGCTTGTAAAGAAAGCATAATGTATTAGCTATAATTTTATAAAACAGACCTTAGAGA
Proteins encoded in this region:
- the LOC107825745 gene encoding uncharacterized protein LOC107825745 isoform X1, translating into MASFSRFLYQNLFLSLTTAFASVSTYLSPLFSFITTFFRRLRRGNPSLNKNSGFKEEYQKEADFSEAEQQLDSESEAFKDASEFPDSENNGEVQKTELSFTFRFPTYEEFCKSRGEKGEFLSSKWMPSTCNHKSLTETEVVETEDLKEVHSKSESFNEEEKGNSGNLTCDEEEMQKSEGLNSVKGESNISDEFLFESEKDSLTDSDTVSVGFEHIRYLMNKLVDQYSDGFLTGEDFGGEFEHNEKLSDFEMSEENQESEDSDSDIMEELRKLEHDQAQQFLSEDDFQETVKLRNEDANKLETLWEHQELIEQLKMELRKVRDMGLPTILEESGSLKMEDLQPWKIEEKFQREDCMSELHKFYKSYRERMRKFDILTYQKMYAIGYLQKDPINDPFQHISSQRCSGPKLKSLISQNIRLLKHKRHDNIDPMVKFIKVLQSDLEVIYVAQMCLSWEFLHWQYGKALSLWDSDPRGVRTYNEVAGEFQQFQVLLQRFIENEPFQGPRVQYYIKSRYDLRNLLQVPVIREVDGAEDRMKDKNKARAGEKADYFITSDMLVEILEESIRIFWQFVRADRNCSNMMVKGQNRKRQGLQAPEDLELLMDVKKSLEKKEKKLKHALRGECCILRRFRKHKEEDDSDHVLYFFSQVDMKLVARVLNMSRLTTNQLVWCHNKLKKISFVHRKIHVDPSFLLFPC
- the LOC107825745 gene encoding uncharacterized protein LOC107825745 isoform X6, translating into MPSTCNHKSLTETEVVETEDLKEVHSKSESFNEEEKGNSGNLTCDEEEMQKSEGLNSVKGESNISDEFLFESEKDSLTDSDTVSVGFEHIRYLMNKLVDQYSDGFLTGEDFGGEFEHNEKLSDFEMSEENQESEDSDSDIMEELRKLEHDQAQQFLSEDDFQETVKLRNEDANKLETLWEHQELIEQLKMELRKVRDMGLPTILEESGSLKMEDLQPWKIEEKFQREDCMSELHKFYKSYRERMRKFDILTYQKMYAIGYLQKDPINDPFQHISSQRCSGPKLKSLISQNIRLLKHKRHDNIDPMVKFIKVLQSDLEVIYVAQMCLSWEFLHWQYGKALSLWDSDPRGVRTYNEVAGEFQQFQVLLQRFIENEPFQGPRVQYYIKSRYDLRNLLQVPVIREDRMKDKNKARAGEKADYFITSDMLVEILEESIRIFWQFVRADRNCSNMMVKGQNRKRQGLQAPEDLELLMDVKKSLEKKEKKLKHALRGECCILRRFRKHKEEDDSDHVLYFFSQVDMKLVARVLNMSRLTTNQLVWCHNKLKKISFVHRKIHVDPSFLLFPC
- the LOC107825745 gene encoding uncharacterized protein LOC107825745 isoform X4 gives rise to the protein MASFSRFLYQNLFLSLTTAFASVSTYLSPLFSFITTFFRRLRRGNPSLNKNSGFKEEYQKEADFSEAEQQLDSESEAFKDASEFPDSENNGEVQKTELSFTFRFPTYEEFCKSRGEKGEFLSSKWMPSTCNHKSLTETEVVETEDLKEVHSKSESFNEEEKGNSGNLTCDEEEMQKSEGLNSVKGESNISDEFLFESEKDSLTDSDTVSVGFEHIRYLMNKLVDQYSDGFLTGEDFGGEFEHNEKLSDFEMSEENQESEDSDSDIMEELRKLEHDQAQQFLSEDDFQETVKLRNEDANKLETLWEHQELIEQLKMELRKVRDMGLPTILEESGSLKMEDLQPWKIEEKFQREDCMSELHKFYKSYRERMRKFDILTYQKMYAIGYLQKDPINDPFQHISSQRCSVLQSDLEVIYVAQMCLSWEFLHWQYGKALSLWDSDPRGVRTYNEVAGEFQQFQVLLQRFIENEPFQGPRVQYYIKSRYDLRNLLQVPVIREDRMKDKNKARAGEKADYFITSDMLVEILEESIRIFWQFVRADRNCSNMMVKGQNRKRQGLQAPEDLELLMDVKKSLEKKEKKLKHALRGECCILRRFRKHKEEDDSDHVLYFFSQVDMKLVARVLNMSRLTTNQLVWCHNKLKKISFVHRKIHVDPSFLLFPC
- the LOC107825745 gene encoding uncharacterized protein LOC107825745 isoform X3 encodes the protein MASFSRFLYQNLFLSLTTAFASVSTYLSPLFSFITTFFRRLRRGNPSLNKNSGFKEEYQKEADFSEAEQQLDSESEAFKDASEFPDSENNGEVQKTELSFTFRFPTYEEFCKSRGEKGEFLSSKWMPSTCNHKSLTETEVVETEDLKEVHSKSESFNEEEKGNSGNLTCDEEEMQKSEGLNSVKGESNISDEFLFESEKDSLTDSDTVSVGFEHIRYLMNKLVDQYSDGFLTGEDFGGEFEHNEKLSDFEMSEENQESEDSDSDIMEELRKLEHDQAQQFLSEDDFQETVKLRNEDANKLETLWEHQELIEQLKMELRKVRDMGLPTILEESGSLKMEDLQPWKIEEKFQREDCMSELHKFYKSYRERMRKFDILTYQKMYAIGYLQKDPINDPFQHISSQRCSVLQSDLEVIYVAQMCLSWEFLHWQYGKALSLWDSDPRGVRTYNEVAGEFQQFQVLLQRFIENEPFQGPRVQYYIKSRYDLRNLLQVPVIREVDGAEDRMKDKNKARAGEKADYFITSDMLVEILEESIRIFWQFVRADRNCSNMMVKGQNRKRQGLQAPEDLELLMDVKKSLEKKEKKLKHALRGECCILRRFRKHKEEDDSDHVLYFFSQVDMKLVARVLNMSRLTTNQLVWCHNKLKKISFVHRKIHVDPSFLLFPC
- the LOC107825745 gene encoding uncharacterized protein LOC107825745 isoform X2; this encodes MASFSRFLYQNLFLSLTTAFASVSTYLSPLFSFITTFFRRLRRGNPSLNKNSGFKEEYQKEADFSEAEQQLDSESEAFKDASEFPDSENNGEVQKTELSFTFRFPTYEEFCKSRGEKGEFLSSKWMPSTCNHKSLTETEVVETEDLKEVHSKSESFNEEEKGNSGNLTCDEEEMQKSEGLNSVKGESNISDEFLFESEKDSLTDSDTVSVGFEHIRYLMNKLVDQYSDGFLTGEDFGGEFEHNEKLSDFEMSEENQESEDSDSDIMEELRKLEHDQAQQFLSEDDFQETVKLRNEDANKLETLWEHQELIEQLKMELRKVRDMGLPTILEESGSLKMEDLQPWKIEEKFQREDCMSELHKFYKSYRERMRKFDILTYQKMYAIGYLQKDPINDPFQHISSQRCSGPKLKSLISQNIRLLKHKRHDNIDPMVKFIKVLQSDLEVIYVAQMCLSWEFLHWQYGKALSLWDSDPRGVRTYNEVAGEFQQFQVLLQRFIENEPFQGPRVQYYIKSRYDLRNLLQVPVIREDRMKDKNKARAGEKADYFITSDMLVEILEESIRIFWQFVRADRNCSNMMVKGQNRKRQGLQAPEDLELLMDVKKSLEKKEKKLKHALRGECCILRRFRKHKEEDDSDHVLYFFSQVDMKLVARVLNMSRLTTNQLVWCHNKLKKISFVHRKIHVDPSFLLFPC
- the LOC107825745 gene encoding uncharacterized protein LOC107825745 isoform X5 — protein: MPSTCNHKSLTETEVVETEDLKEVHSKSESFNEEEKGNSGNLTCDEEEMQKSEGLNSVKGESNISDEFLFESEKDSLTDSDTVSVGFEHIRYLMNKLVDQYSDGFLTGEDFGGEFEHNEKLSDFEMSEENQESEDSDSDIMEELRKLEHDQAQQFLSEDDFQETVKLRNEDANKLETLWEHQELIEQLKMELRKVRDMGLPTILEESGSLKMEDLQPWKIEEKFQREDCMSELHKFYKSYRERMRKFDILTYQKMYAIGYLQKDPINDPFQHISSQRCSGPKLKSLISQNIRLLKHKRHDNIDPMVKFIKVLQSDLEVIYVAQMCLSWEFLHWQYGKALSLWDSDPRGVRTYNEVAGEFQQFQVLLQRFIENEPFQGPRVQYYIKSRYDLRNLLQVPVIREVDGAEDRMKDKNKARAGEKADYFITSDMLVEILEESIRIFWQFVRADRNCSNMMVKGQNRKRQGLQAPEDLELLMDVKKSLEKKEKKLKHALRGECCILRRFRKHKEEDDSDHVLYFFSQVDMKLVARVLNMSRLTTNQLVWCHNKLKKISFVHRKIHVDPSFLLFPC